DNA from Ictalurus punctatus breed USDA103 chromosome 20, Coco_2.0, whole genome shotgun sequence:
GTTCTCACCAATCCCGTTAAAATGAAAGAGATCCGCAAAATGGTGAGTCGTCTGAACGCCCTTCACGGCACGCCAGAGCGTTCGGCAGTTACGAAGCACCGCGCTgatctttgttttctttctccgtAGTTGCGCGAAAATttagagaaggagaaaaagaagaaaaggaagaaggagaagaaggaaaagcgAGACGAAAAGGAAAGGAGGAAAGACAGGAAGCACAAACGGAGGAGTTCCAGCGATgacggagagggagacagaaagcaCAGGTAGGTTTGTTTACTTCCTGTTCGCTTTAACCTACATCATTTCATGCATGAAGACAGTTATAATAGGCCCAAAAAGAAGTTCGGCTCCACGGTGACAGGCAGGAGTTGCAGCCAAtcaggagagagtgagagagtctGATATTATACTATAAGAGGAAAAAAGGCAGTTATTTGGTGGTCAGGTGATTTTATCTTTGTAAAATTTCTATCATTACTCGTTTGCGAAGTTGTCGCGCTATAGAACTCGGGATCGTCTCTAGTGACCGTACGTTTTGTATTTTAAACTCAAAGCTATGTTATAGCGTTACAGTTTGGTTCTCCGCCATAGACTTTAGCCAGCAGTCTAGAGTTAGCAAACTAGCCGTCTCTGTAAACCTCATAGATGTCTCCGGGAAGTCTGGAATAGTCAATAGATGCTTTAATTCGAGATAGTATTACCGCTAAGCCTGAGAATCTCATTTTATTAAGAGAAAAATCTCTTTGTTCTAACAGGTCAAAGGAAGAAAATGGAGTCACGAGCTCTCATCCGCATCAGAAATCTGCCTACGGACTACAGGTGTGTAGCTACGTTCACTCGCACACAGTTCCACTCGATGGAATTAGCCCGGAGCTGATTTGTTTGATCTGTTTTGTTGTAGTTACTGGCAGGTAGGTCGTATCAATCGTCCGAGTCGACCCACAGGAGGGACCGGAGTCGCTCTCCGCTGGGTTCCAGAGAAGAAACGAGGAATCGTTCACCTCATGATCCAGACAGGAAACACAAATCTAAAGCTCCGAGCCCGTCGAGACCTAGAGACCGCCATCACAGACCGCAGAGCACCAACTACAGCAAGTACGcctcagatcacacacacagcgaACGCCGCTGTCGCCTTAggattttctcatttttaatgagtattactttttttatttttattatatagctATATGTTGCCGTGTGCATAAATGTATGTATCTGTTGAGACAATGCAGCCTGTCTACAATCACTACTCTTGTACAATTCCGACTTTTAAACTTTGATCCACAGTTGCTTTTAGGTAAGCGTGTAATAATTTACTCCAGGGGTTCCCGAAATACAAACCTTGGTTTACAGACGGGATCCTGAGAAAAAGTCACAACCTCCTTTTTGTTTCACTCAGTTATTTTACAaagaatattataaatatatacgaGAGGGATTTTGGGTGCGAATATTTTCGGAATGTTACCTGGAGTCACATTCgggggggggaaagaaaaataCGTTTAAATAAATACTCGCTGTTTTGACATGCTGCTGTCGAACATAAACCTCCCATGTCCCCTTCCAACCTACCACAAGGTCTGCTTGATGTACCAGCCTCCTGGATCATCTACATTAGCAAATACTTTTGAACGTAAGATCAGCGTTTTTCAATTTGAGATAACAATCACGACGACGGCAGTAAACGTTGCCTCTGACGTGCCTTCTACTGGATTTCGCTTTTAAATCTTCCGGCTGTACATAAGACCACGCAGGCGAGAGTGTGAACGCTGGCACTCGTGTTACCGCTGCTTTTACGTACTCGCTCAAAATCACGCGTGCTATTATTATCCCTTCGTTTTTTTACTTGCTTATTTTACACGTGTAGGTTACTGACataataaactgttcaaatgTTACGGTAGCCCTATATCATAAATCTGGAATTGGAagggaaaaaattttttttgtttgcccTAAACATTCAGTAGCTATAAATTCCTCTCTCTCAGGCGTCTCTCGGCCGAAGAGctggagaagaagaggaaagagaTGATGGCCTTCGCCcgtgagagagaggaggagagagagagcaacgtGCAGAGGTACAAACGACAAGACGAGATGGAGATTGAACAAGCCAAGAAGGCCAAACACAGGAGCCAGGCCACGTTCTTACAGTAagcgtgtgtgttgtgttgtgttgtgttgtgttgtgttgtgtttatcTGGCACACGTAATGTCCCTTCATTCCTAATGTCATGCCGTCTGTACAGTAACATGAAGCTGGAGAGTGCTGCCACCTCGTCCGTGGAGGATCGGGTGAAGAGGAACATCCACTCCATTCAGAGGACCCCTGCGTCTCTGGAGAAGAACTTCATGAGAAGATGAAGAGTGGAAGAAGACAGCATGCCGTCATTACACAAACTTGTACagataattttatttctttaaagctcCTTAATCCATGTGTATATAATGTGCCTAGTGGGCCAATtgtacagggaaaaaaaaaataggtttgTCTTTGTCATGATTTGTATTTTTGACcagttttatttagaattttaattgaatcatttctgttaatttttttgtattttaaaagtgatttaaaaaaaaaaaaaaacccatgcaCTCGAGTTCATCTCTGTGTTGATTTCGTATGTAGTTCAGAATCCTCACCACCGtattcatctaaaaaaaaaaaaaaaggtctgatTCTGAGAAGTGAAAATGTAATCACGTGCGTTTACATGAAATGTAGTCATgtcttaattttaaaaatatatatatatatatatatttatatatcgaaagaatgattattttatatcattGCTCGTATGTCAGGCATGTTAAAGACACGCCCCCTCAAAGGACCCGTTCGCTCAGCTGTCGTCGTTACCGCTTGTAAGTCAGCCAAGGTGGAATCCAGGACTATATTCTCAGCATGGGCAGTTACCAATCAGTCgatcagtaaataaaatgagagaaaacCTTCGAAATTTTACACAATGGCAAATCCTGAGTGCCAAGACGATGCAGttggatgtgttttattcctctcgtGGACAGGTAATGTGATCGTCAGTGATGTAAAACTGGTTAACTGTCCGCATTTACATAGGGAATCTGTTTTTCGTTTATGTAGCAACATGGATAGcgcaaatatttaaataaatcattcaaCAATTCATAAACAATTCATAGGGTGTACATAACGTAAGACTGTTGAATTTAACAAAGACGGTaagctctctctcgctctagcTATAGTAAAGTCTTTCGAAGAAACCCCCAATAGAAACcgtcagctaaccattaaaactattaccatGGTccttattggtccttaatggtagaCATAACATAACAAATAGAGGGCAACGAATTACTAGTAGTGACCTACAGGGActgttacagtttccattaaaaccattgcaaATCCTATGAGGATTTCCAttgggggttgttttttttttttttgtcagcaggGAAGTCTGTCCACTTGGCGGCCATCTTGGTAAGCCAGGTGTTTCCTGACTAGCTTTTTTCCTCATTGGAACAATCCACCATTATGAGCATTACACGCTGCCACAGTTAAACTTTAAGCAATGGCCCATCTCTACTCAATCTGTCTCTTGCTATAGCTAGCATCATTAACGTGGTCCATATTGCTAACTGCATGCTAAGCTAATATAAGTTTTGGAAGCTCTGTGGCTATGCTAAGATGGCATTGCTTGTGCAGTGATTGCTtgtaaactagctagctagctagattagCCAAACCGTGCCTTGAATTTTTTTGCTGTTAAGGTTGTGTTTCTTAATGTCTTACCTGTAAACCTTCTTAAGGTTTTACATAATGTGGTTTCCTGAAtgttcagtaaatttttatttgggGAAAGTTTCAGTGAAAATCTAAATCTGAAAACACCAGATCACAAAGCACTTTAGCTTTAGCAGGAACGTTTGTGAGCAGTGGAATTTAgcatacacataaacacacacacacctctatttGTTAATGCTGTATTGTTTATTTCAGAGCAGTTTGTGCTTCAGAGCAGGATAAAATTGGCACCCAATATTGGTACATGTTCTACAATTCCTACAGCtgctaaaattaaaaataattaaccgAGGCTCTGGTGTGCTGGAAGCCAGAGAACGAGCATGTCTGCTTGTCTCAGAGGTGTACGCTGAAGGGGAGGGAAATGGTGAGTGATTCGCAGCATGTTAACGGGCTGAACGGTGCCCCCGGCTCTGGCTCATGGGTCGAAATGAGCTCAGCATGCTGTCCTGGACTTCCAGAAGTAGTTCATGCAGTTGAGTGGTTTGCTCGTCACCGTGTTGTCTCTCCTGACCAGCTCCAGCCTGCTGCGAGGGGCTTCTTCCACCTGAACGGGCGTGAGCTCGTTGTTACTGAGCATCCACTGGAGCTCAGGAAGAGTGAGTCTCTCTGGTACCTGAACGGAAAGCATAGCACTGATGGTGAGACAAATCAGCACTTTAAGAGAACTTGCACAATATATAGCTCACATAACGACTGTAGAATCCTTTAacccatttattttattttacacaaaagtCCTTATTTATGAATTTGCATTCAAAGTGAAACTATCATCTGCATATATTGTACTTTTCTAGATCCTTTCCAAACTGTGCTAAGAATGTTGCCCAAGATTTTACAAAATGGCCGCCATCATGACGTTAAAGCGTTCCGTTTCACGGTTTCGTTCACGTTCATAGTGATTACAGTAGGTCGCGCTGAAGAACCTTTGAGACTGACTTTGATTACTTGTTAGCTATTTTAGCCTTGTAGTTTGGGTGTAAAATGAAAATAGCAAGTTTTCCCAAACCCGATATTTTTCTGGGCAAAATTTCAATTACATATAaggtaaataaaaatggaagtGGGAACTTGGAAGCCATATGTTGGAGTTGCAAAGTTTTTAACTTTCtacaaagtgggaaaaaaacatgaacgCCTCAGTAAAAtcttgttgtttgtttgctctGAACATGAAACGCTGAATGAACTAGCAATTAGCTAGCCAGCTCCGTTTCACCTATGTTTCGGTTAAGTGAAAATTGGGTCGTACCACGTTGTCAAGTCGATATTATTGTTGGTAGTAGAGATGGcatgatactgatactgaaaccttgaatataaatgtgtaatatatatatatatatatatatatatatatatatatatatatatatatatatatatatatatatataaattttataataTACTAACTAAGCTTTAAATACTAACTGAATCACTTCACTTAAAGGAAATTCTTAATGTAAAATACATACATAGCTAAAAACTTACCCAAAACCTTTAGCTTTTTAAATTTAGTTAAATTCTTTCCACATAAAAGCCTGCTTTATGTTGCTCTTAAAGCAATTCTCTGATATTACAAGATGAGATAAAAttgcttctgtttttctctgatatgcacagttgttttttttttttgttttttttttttgctcatttcagTCCAAACCGACACTGAGTATTGTAATCATGCCTTCTCTATTTAGTACACACCATTTAAACTATATTTCCTAGTTTAGCTATCACAATCTATTCCATTTCACAAAGGCATTCTTGAGTCATACCTCTTCTCCAAACGGCACGTTGCGAGCCTCTTCCAGAGCCGAATTCAAAACCACATGAGGCCGGCCGCACGATATGACACCGACGGCTGAGACCAGGCACATGAGGGCAAGAGCGAGACGGAGTGGTGAAGACGACATCTTCTTGGTAGCTGGTGAAGATTTCGAGCTGGGCGGGTTCTGTTGCTTGCTCTGTTTCTCGTCTGTCTCTGGTTTGTGGGGCTGTTATTTATACGCCTCCCTTCTTCACGTCTAAATTAAATCATTTTCACTTGGAAAAGTTTTATGGCTCAGAGTCCAGAATTCGACTGGGATACCGATCAACTTTATGTTATTTTTCCATCAGCTAATAGGTCTTTCACTTCTGCCCAAACAAAGAATGCCAGTACACCACGTGGCTCATGCTAATAAACTGCAAATGGGTGTCCATTGCATTGCAGTGTTTCTACAGTAACCGAATTCTCAATGACCCCATGTCAGCATCAGTAACCTGGAAACAGGTGGTCGACTCCTGCCTGCTTCCTCCCATCCAAAAGCATCCTGATTTAATTTACTCATCACTCTGGTAATGTTACTATGTGGCCTGTCTATTCCATGACAATTGTAAGCTTTTGTTTTGGATATAAACAGGAATTGACCATCAGGAACATGGAAATATCGAGTCAGAATTACATTTACTTTATCAATACTGGACTAACAACTtacacacaaaatgtaaactgaATGGAAATggatttaaatgttatttcacaaagaaaggaaaacagcTGTTCGTACGCTGAGGTGTTGCATAAGAAAAGTTTTATTtgacattcatggaaggagtctccagtgtcggtgagattttatttttttgtcttattaacttgaagaagGAGAAAACCTGCTATCGTGtacgtgataacaggaaattTACTATATTATAGTAAGTTGCTTTTGGTTGATTTTCATACAGACACGGCAGCGACTGATGACACTTGTCATGGCTAGTCCTTTCACTGTTTTGGGCTTGGGCGTACTgtaagagaacacacacacacactgagttaaACTGGacttaaatgaaaaataaaacagtaacaaGGATTTCAACCTCACCTAAACACCTGTTCTACGTCGAGGGAAGCCAGCCAGTAGCTGTAGGAGTCAGGGTAATAGTTGCACGTGCCCCGGCCATGACACTCGATGAAAGGGACTTGTCTGAAATGCTCTAGGCAGGAACCAGGAGAGATGAGGGACTGTCCTGAGCCCTCAGCACCCACACCGGTTTGCTGCAAGAGAAAAAGATTATTACCAAGGGCGCATATAATTCCTGTAGCTGACTGGTAAATGgtaactcagtggttaagacattggacttctgctCGGAAGGTCATGAATTCAAATAtaagcactgccaagctgccactgttgggcccttgagcaaggcccttaatcctcaactgctcggttgtataaatgagataattgtaagtagctctggataagggcgtctgcaaaatgctgctgtaatgtaatgtaatgtaatgtaatgactTGTTGGCTACATCAGTCTCGCAACTAATGCAAAACTAAGGAAGCACATTACACACCAAAACCAAGAAAATCTCAAGGCCTACCATGGCAAAGGAGTAGCCAGTCCAGAGTGAAAACCAGCCTTGGGGGCACTCGGGTGTCTGTGTAGTCTGACTGTGTATGGCGATGGTATTGGCTGTGCTCTGACACACCGAACATCTGTTAAAAAGATGCAAGTCCAACATGAAATCTATATCTCTAGTAATATGTCTAATCTATAAGTTATTATTATCCTGGTTCGTAACCTGCTGATGTATCTCGCCAGAATGTCCCCCCTGATCGGTTCCATTTTGGTGGGCATGGGCTCATCCGTGGACAGCCAGTACGAGTAGTCGTTACGCGAGGCATAGCGACAGGTGTACTCCGTATCGCAGAAGAGAAAGGGCATGGTGGAGAAACGAGGCAGGCAGCTACCTGATGTTCCTGAGGAAAGAAGACAAGATATTTTCAAGGCATGATAAAGGAAAGATACAGGCTGTGTACAAATAAAAGAACGATTTGGCAGTACTGTAAGTATACCAACAATGAGCTTCTTTCATTACATTAAATGACTGTAAAAGCTTCCTTTATGCCTTTATGCATTAAAAGACATATTCAGAGGTGTCAGTATTTACGCGAGGAACGTTCTCCGATTTCAGAGTGGGTGTATGCAGATGCTTAAGCTGaatttcagattattaaaatgaacTTTTGTATGTGGTTCAGACCTCAGACACTGTTAGATTTTTCTCATGCAGCTCTCATTGAATAGGGGCTCTAATTGGCTAAGTGTGTAGTACAAACTGCAAATGAAtagaaattgtttttaaatatatgagcCTGTCAGGCATTTCCAATTTAATCAAATTGTCTTCATACTTGATACAGTCTTGGCAGTTTTTTTGGTGGAAAATTAAGGGGTCTTAGCTTCATAACAGGGTTGGAACTctttctgatagggaaacactcTATTGTATGGTTCTATAGCTGTATGTCTCCTACTGTATATCAACACACCAATCCTTTGTTAGCGTGAATGTTACCCAAGTCTTGTCCATGTGCCCTGTCATTCCCATGGATGAACAGCAGTGAGTATCCTGAATAAATGAAAGTGGTTCCTTGTGGGCAGTTGGGAACTTGGATTTTCTGGCTGTGTCTGGTCAGAAGGAAGCTATCGAGAGCTCCTTGTGCTGCCTTTCCTGGAGGCCCTTGAGCACCCTTCTTTCCTGGCTGCCCCACATAGCCATCTGGCCCTAAAGAGAAACcatttgtatttacattcattcatttattcatgcattCACGTGTAAAAATGTATCAAGTTGGGCACCAACCTGGTAGTCCAGGTGCTCCTTTATCTCCTTTATGTCCAGGGAAGCCAGGGTGTCCTGGAACATCTTGGCCCGGAGGTCCCCTGGGGCCTTGCAAGCCTGTACCAAAAGAGATGTTCCCATAACATAAACCTCTCaacagattattttttaatatcgaCACCACCAACCCTAATATGCAAACTTCACACCGCACCTGTTGGCCCTGGTATTCCAGGTGACCCAGCAAATCCAGAGGGCCCACGATCTCCAGGGTTTCCCCCTGGCCCAGGATCCCCTGGCAGAGTAATTACTGGTGTACAAGAACTAGTTCCATCTGGACCTAAGATAGACCACAAGGCATATAAACTATGGGGACTGTgcattttcatatattctaatGCACATGTGTATTTactgaaatgtttaacacaaaGACTACAAAGATCCCTGTGACTACTGAGACAGCTGATTCCAGAATGGACTAACCTGGTGGTCCAGGAACACCTTTAAATCCAGGTTCACCTTTCCGTCCAAGATTGTAGTTTGGATCTCCCGGTTCACCTGCATGCAAAAATACATAACTGGTTAGAAACAAACAAGTTCCCCCTTTATTATGTACAACATACCATAATTTCTCTATTTTCTGAATTACTGAACAGTCACAAAGTGCAAAGTTTACAATcagacacaaaaaaataaatgtgtgtaaaataactACTTAGAAGATGATCACAACCCACAATTATAAGAGTCAGTCTTTGCAACAATGCTTTacaaaaatacaatttaatatAGTATGTGGTTTTGGTATTTGCCAAGTATTCACTACTCTGGCGGTAGGCTGCTTTTACTACATGACAACATGACTGAAATATGAGCTAGCTAGATAAAACATAAGCCCTTGTTGAAGACAAAAGGTTTATTCTAATCTGAGCTCCAGTCACTTGGGTCACAAAGAgccataatattatttaaatatataattgtttGTGTCATTCATGTATTTTGCTGTCTCTATCTCAGTTATAATGACCTGTGACATAGCCGTTAGATCAATCCATAAACTTTCACCAAACCTGACTTTCACAAGCCAGCCAGGGTGATTCACAGCAGCTGAATGCTTTAGAGATgtttactgtttcagttttcaatctttttttttttccaacaaaaaaatcttatttACAGTAGATTTAACTTAAGAGGATAGCAGTCAAATGAATCATTCATTTATACATTCATGTAGTCTCATACAAATGACTATTCTCTCACCAGGAGAGCCAGGAAGGCCAGGAAGCCCTGGGTCCCCGTTTGTCCCATGAGCACCAGGAACACCAGTAGGTCCCTGCCAGCattgataaaataaaattaggcaTGTTATTTTGAGTCCAAAAAACAGACACTAGTTCAAAAGCCATGCACAGCATTCATACTTATAGGCTATATGCAGTTTAATGAACTGGGAGCTTAAATTGGGATGATTGGGAGTTCAGAGGAGTAATTCACCGGAAGACCAGGGTGTCCTTGGATTCCCCTCTCTCCATTAAGACCTGGCCTACCGGGCAATCCCCTGTCTCCCTTGTCCCCTTTCATTAGGGAAAGTCCTGGAGGTCCTCTGGGGCCTTGTGGCCCTGTGAATCAgacatttggcaaatttaaaTTAGGAACCTGACTGAAAATGATGCTGAGATGctgtgaaagagtgaaagagatgCTGGTAAGTAGGAATAACTCCTCACCAGGATTTCCAGGTCTCCCAGGAAGACCAGGTTCTCCTTTTCCCCCAGATAAACATTCTCCTGGTGCCCCAGGATGTCCAGGAGAACCATAAGGTCCCGGTGGCCCTGGGGGTCCCTTATTTCCCATAGGACCGGGAAACCCATTACCTGGTTCACCCTTAAGTCCCCTGTTTCCCTTTGGACCTGACAATGTGGCAGAATACAATTAAAACTGATATTCTTTTATTACAAATTGGTGAACAAAAAATACACTGGAATTATGCAAAACAGTTACGGTTAGAATGTAGGtacagtgtttatttaaatactcGCCTGCTTGCCCTTTATGTCCCTTTGTGCCTGGAATGCTGTTCGTACAATCTGAAAAAAACATGCAAGATATTTGCAGCTTACATGTTATACAGTACATTCCGAATATTCTACGACTTGGAATATTAGGTTTTCTGTGATAAAATTAACGCAAATAAATACCATATATAGTCAATGGTAGGCTAAAGCACACTGAATGAAATTCAATGAACGTAGGCTTCTACCGTTATCTCCCCTTAGACCTGGTGGTCCAGGAAAGCCATCCCGACCATGGTTGCCTTTTTGGCCAACAAGTCCTGGAGGACCAGGAGGACCAGGAGTCCCTGTGACGAGACATAAAGTTTGCATCTATTACTCATTCTAACCAAAACATAATTGACTTGTCTATACATCCAAAATAGTTATGCTCTACCAATAACTGTTTGATATACAGTGACAGAACATTGTGTAAAGCTTATGGTTCATCAGGACCTTAAgagaaaaacattacaaaaataaacttttagGAGATAATAATCAAGTCAACACTGATGGCAAGAAGTGAATAATctacaatataaatatacatgtacCTTGATCTCCATTTGGGCCTGTGGGTCCAGGAGGTCCAGGGGCACCGTGCAAGCCTGGTTGACCAGGTGAACCTAGGGGCCCTGAAACAGGCACATAGAAAAAAGTTAGAAAGATAAAAAGAACTACACGAACAAATATCATTATAAGAGTACTAGCAATAACTGTGATCACTAAATTAGTGTTCACCTGGAATTCCAGGGGCTCCACTGTCTCCTGGAGATCCTGTTGGCCCGGGGTTACCTGGTGGACCAGGAAATCCAACATTTCCCTTCTCTCCTTTACATGCAGCATTACTTCCAAATCCAGGCTCTCCCTGTGATAACACAACACATACGTATTGAAGTTGAAGTAATTAAGTATTAAGGAATGCAAAATAGAGAGAACATTTTCTACCTTTTGCCCTTTTGGCCCAGGAAGCCCCAGGACGCCTGTAACCTGGGCGCCTTTGTGTCCTTTGAGTCCAATAGCCCCATCTTCTCCTCTGCTACCTGTGGTTCCGGGTTCACCTGGCTCTCCTTTCATACCTTGAGGACCTTATGAAACAAATATATGCCACCAAGTAAATGCAAGAACAGAAAAtctgaaaacagaataaaaactacacaGCTCCATAAATTGTGGCACTCACCAGGAAAACCTATAAATCCAGGATCACCTCTAGGCCCAATATTGCCTGGTTCACCAGGAACGTAGCTGTCAACACCTCTATCACCAACAGGGCCTAGAAAGCAATCAATTAAAATGATAACCCCATAACTAATAAGACAGATTTCAATACAAGAACATAACTCTCTCACAAATGCTTGTACAAAAGTCCAAACATGTACCTGGTGGTCCTGGCCTTCCTGGTATCCCATTGCTCCCATTAATTCCTCTAGTTCCTGGTAATCCTGGATCTCCCATTGTACCTGGTAAACCTGGTAGGCCTGTTAAGgtttaatacaaaataaatttttattgaGTGGGGTATAATTGCCTTGGTGTGGGTAGTGTTGCCGCTTCcaggtgctctggtttcctacCACtttccagaaaaatgcatgtagGTGAATTGGTGACTCCAAATTGGCGCTTAGTGTGAAATAGTCTGCGAATGTATATGTGCAGGGTGCGCTGCAATGGACTTGGGTCCCATCATAGATTTATTTTTGGCTCACACCCAGCACTGCAATAGGCTCCAAAAAGAATTGCTGTAAAAGttatgaaatattataaaatgCTAAGATATGGAAGCTATTCCCAACAGTGGACTAGCATAAAACATTCAAAAATTCaaatattttcacaaaaatgtgTATGCTTGTTGGATGATACTTACCTGGTGGACCTGGGTCTCCTATAGGCCCATGTTCCACCATGGAAAGACCATGAGGCCCAGATACTCCAGGATCTCCATGAACACCAGGAAGCCCTTTCTGACCTCTTTCTCCAGACAAGCCCTGAGACCCTGTCAGCAGAAAATGTAACTCTTTATTTGTCAATCTTACTTTGAAACATCAatggcaagtgtgtgtgttgcagcttTTCTTGGTGCCTGACCTTTGGGTCCAGGTGGTCCAGTGGGTCCAAAGGTGCCATATGGGCCTTCAACACCTGATGGTCCTGGTGGCCCCCGCTCACCCTTGGATCCTGGTTACCAGTTAGAgaatcaacaaaaaaattacattttcacatttttcagaATATGGCAGGGTTAATTCCACACATGTTACCTGGTACACCAGGATGTCCATTTGGCCCTGTGAGACCTTGTATTCCTGGAGGCCCTGGTGCTCCCGGTGTTGAGGACCCAGGTGGTCCCAGGGGTCCAGGTGGACCAGATTTACCAAAGCCTGGCACACCGGGGCTCCCCCTAATGCCTTTCTGTCCACTTGGTCCTGAAAATGCATTTGTATGTGTAAGACAGGTATTTTTAACAAGAAAAAATGTCATAGTATACCTTCTTAAGTAGTTCATGTTTACATAACTCCATGGCCATATTTGAGATAAGCATGTGCTGGCTAACCTCTGGAGCCTAGTTGACCTCTACTTCCTGGAATTCCTGGTGTACCAGTTGCTAGGTGACAGTCACCTGGTTCACCTGGTAATCCCTGAAAACCCGTTGCACCTTTATTTCCTGTATTGAAACCACACAGTCACATGATTCCTTTGATTTGCAATTAGTGAATAATTAGAGAATATGAGAGTATGTTAGCCTATTTTGCTTGTGAGGTGTGTACCTTTGGGG
Protein-coding regions in this window:
- the LOC108280703 gene encoding collagen alpha-5(IV) chain isoform X2, which codes for MPNKTDQQGVKGFPGQPGPPGLQGYLGAEGQQGPQGEKGNTGPIGLQGSKGDRGVDGSPGLLGAPGLPGTPGKQGPNGPPGAPGCDGAKGEEGSPGPHGVPGSPGHGGPPGWPGPKGDSVSPGLITEGKLGPPVHGPPGPPGPEGFPGPTGLRGADGRPGPSGPPGLKGTQGRSGSQGLSGPKGDQGPPGTPGPRGRGIFFVNIGRGIKGDPGDVGERGCDGRPRRPGSSFRKGEKGDKGDQGEEGTRGPEGEPGLRGFTGKKGARGPLGYIPGPPGLKGEKGDFGLPGPPGDIHEVARCLLKGYEGDAGCEGQPGPPGMKGAAGFPGLPGHPGSHVLGPTGPWGPPGQIGPKGEKGNAAPDPTGPPGRDGPQGVQGPRGDPGPPGPVFPPEYPPPIKNFKGPPGIPGNDGLPGPKGDKGEACYECCYGLQGPHGPPGHRGLPGINAPPGPKGDAGFKGVAGLPGYEGSPGPPGLQGVPGEKGSGGSSSHIGMKGDKGFPGLPGLPGRDGLHGSPGRPGSKGPPGAKGDSNVALGPMGDPGPAGLPGIQGNPGPNGPPGPPGFGVPGFPGQKGKHGVQGIRGPPGPPGEKGECSRSGTGYPSSKGQKGLPGQDGPPGIPGPPGHPGTPGFRGPKGDRGTLLHRNVGPPGIKGNKGQSGLPGVPGIGLNGLPGPVGPSGIPGSKGEPGYGHPGLEGLAGIPGEPGVKGLPGEPGVPGFPGPFGITGKPGESGPKGNKGATGFQGLPGEPGDCHLATGTPGIPGSRGQLGSRGPSGQKGIRGSPGVPGFGKSGPPGPLGPPGSSTPGAPGPPGIQGLTGPNGHPGVPGSKGERGPPGPSGVEGPYGTFGPTGPPGPKGSQGLSGERGQKGLPGVHGDPGVSGPHGLSMVEHGPIGDPGPPGLPGLPGTMGDPGLPGTRGINGSNGIPGRPGPPGPVGDRGVDSYVPGEPGNIGPRGDPGFIGFPGPQGMKGEPGEPGTTGSRGEDGAIGLKGHKGAQVTGVLGLPGPKGQKGEPGFGSNAACKGEKGNVGFPGPPGNPGPTGSPGDSGAPGIPGPLGSPGQPGLHGAPGPPGPTGPNGDQGTPGPPGPPGLVGQKGNHGRDGFPGPPGLRGDNDCTNSIPGTKGHKGQAGPKGNRGLKGEPGNGFPGPMGNKGPPGPPGPYGSPGHPGAPGECLSGGKGEPGLPGRPGNPGPQGPRGPPGLSLMKGDKGDRGLPGRPGLNGERGIQGHPGLPGPTGVPGAHGTNGDPGLPGLPGSPGEPGDPNYNLGRKGEPGFKGVPGPPGPDGTSSCTPVITLPGDPGPGGNPGDRGPSGFAGSPGIPGPTGLQGPRGPPGQDVPGHPGFPGHKGDKGAPGLPGPDGYVGQPGKKGAQGPPGKAAQGALDSFLLTRHSQKIQVPNCPQGTTFIYSGYSLLFIHGNDRAHGQDLGTSGSCLPRFSTMPFLFCDTEYTCRYASRNDYSYWLSTDEPMPTKMEPIRGDILARYISRCSVCQSTANTIAIHSQTTQTPECPQGWFSLWTGYSFAMQTGVGAEGSGQSLISPGSCLEHFRQVPFIECHGRGTCNYYPDSYSYWLASLDVEQVFSTPKPKTVKGLAMTSVISRCRVCMKINQKQLTII